In Sinobacterium caligoides, the sequence ATCCTGGGCAGCGACTATTGAGCAGCAGCGTAGCGACTTTAAGCAGGCCGCAAAACTCTCCAGCGACAGCGCATCACCGCGTTATCAACAACTCAAACAACAACTCGTCGATTACCCACTTTATCCTTACCTCGACTACTATGAGGTTCGCAATAAGATAAAAACCATCGATACAAAACAGCTGCACAAATTCATCGACAAGCACGCAGATATGCCGATCGCCGGCACCCTAATCCACCGCCGATTAACTCACCTCGGTAAGACCCGGCAATGGCAGGAGTATCTCGATACCGCCAAACAAGTACCACACAACAAACGGCTTGCCTGCTATTACTACACAGCACAATTGCATAAGGGCGATCGCCAACAAGCCTACCATGGTGCTGAACAGCTCTGGCTCACCGGTAAGTCACAAGATGATGCCTGCGACCCCCTATTTAAGCAGTGGAATAAAGATGGCAAACTAACGGCTGAGCTCATCTGGCAACGCCAACAGTTGGCAGCCAAGGCTAACAACATCAGCTTGGTAAAATACCTCGACAGAAGAGCGCAAGGCAAATACAACAGCTATAGCAAAGACCTTATCCGCGCCTATCAAAGCCCCAGACACTTCAATCAACCCTCTAGTGTTAATGGCAAGCACGACATTGCCCCCACACTGATTACCACGGCGGCGAGACGCCTCGCTTATCTTGACCCTGAGCAGGCTCGTCGACTCTGGCTGCACTATCCCAACTCCGTCGTTAGTATTAGCGCATCAGAACGTGCGGCAATCAACCAGCATATCGCCACCCGACTACTGCGCAAGTCAGCCGACAACACGTGGGCGCGCGAACAAGCCTCCAAGTACTCGAAGCAGTACCCTCGCCTCGCAGAACAAGTGCTGCAACAGTATCTGGGCACTAGCTCTTGGCAACCGCTACAGCGATTTATCAATGGTTTACCAGATGATGTTCGACATCAGCAACGCTGGCAATACTGGCTGGCCCGCAGCCAAGAAAAACAGAAAATCAACCCAGAGCACGTCGCCGCCATCTACCGTGAACTCAGCCATCAACGCCATTATTACGGCTTCCTCGCCGCCGAGCGAATTAAGCGCCCTGTTCACTTCCAACATGTTCCCTACCGTGTTGCCAGCCTCGATACCGCTAGCGTTAAAGCCACGCCAGCCTTTCAGCGCATCGAGGAACTACTTGCCATCGGCTACAATAAAACCGCCAGCAAAGAGTGGCGTTATCTATTAGCTAACATCAGCGCCAAGCAGCAACCGGCACTGGGCCAGCTCGCTATTAAGCGTGGCTGGGGCAACTATGCCATCAGGCAGGCGGCACAACAGCAGCAACTCAACAACTTGGGCTTACGAGCACCACTCGCCTTCGAACAAACAATGAGACAGGCTGCCAAAAAACGCAAAATTGACCCGAGCTGGGCCTTCTCTATCGCTCGCCAAGAAAGCTTATTTAACAGTAGCGTACACTCATCTGCTGGCGCGATTGGCCTCATGCAGCTCATGCCCAGCACAGCCAAAGACGTTGCCAAAGACTACCGCATCCCGTTTCGCAATAGACGTGACCTCGAAAAACCTGAAGTCAATATCGCCTTAGGAACAAGCTATTTAGCTCAGCTACAGGAGCGCTTTAAAGGTAATAGGGTCTACGCCACAGCTGCCTATAACGCGGGACCAAACCGTGTCTCTCAGTGGCTAAAACAACGTCCTAACCTCGATGATGACGTCTGGACCGAAACTGTCCCCTTTACAGAGACACGTAACTATGTCAAAAATGTAGCTGCTTTTGCCAAGATTTACGACTACCAACTCAGTCACCATAAACAGTTTTCGGTCTATCAACTTCAACCAGAACTTGCCCTCAACAAGGATCGCACACCCACAGATCAATAGCATACTCACAGGGCAAGCATACATAGCTAGTGAGGTGTAGCGAAACTGCGGTAACGGAACTTCCACATGAATAATAAAGTGGTCAATTGTAAAATCTCACCCGTCGGCCACCTCGATGTACTATCGAGGACCGAGGTCGACATCCTACTAGAGCAGAGCCAGGGTAGTCTCTACCCGCTTTTTCGTAGCTGCGCGCTAGCTGTGCTCGCCTCCGGCAACTATTCCGATGATGGTATCGCACTGCTCGAGCGCTAT encodes:
- a CDS encoding transglycosylase SLT domain-containing protein; amino-acid sequence: MFSGRSYVNTSIIISLFALSVSSWAATIEQQRSDFKQAAKLSSDSASPRYQQLKQQLVDYPLYPYLDYYEVRNKIKTIDTKQLHKFIDKHADMPIAGTLIHRRLTHLGKTRQWQEYLDTAKQVPHNKRLACYYYTAQLHKGDRQQAYHGAEQLWLTGKSQDDACDPLFKQWNKDGKLTAELIWQRQQLAAKANNISLVKYLDRRAQGKYNSYSKDLIRAYQSPRHFNQPSSVNGKHDIAPTLITTAARRLAYLDPEQARRLWLHYPNSVVSISASERAAINQHIATRLLRKSADNTWAREQASKYSKQYPRLAEQVLQQYLGTSSWQPLQRFINGLPDDVRHQQRWQYWLARSQEKQKINPEHVAAIYRELSHQRHYYGFLAAERIKRPVHFQHVPYRVASLDTASVKATPAFQRIEELLAIGYNKTASKEWRYLLANISAKQQPALGQLAIKRGWGNYAIRQAAQQQQLNNLGLRAPLAFEQTMRQAAKKRKIDPSWAFSIARQESLFNSSVHSSAGAIGLMQLMPSTAKDVAKDYRIPFRNRRDLEKPEVNIALGTSYLAQLQERFKGNRVYATAAYNAGPNRVSQWLKQRPNLDDDVWTETVPFTETRNYVKNVAAFAKIYDYQLSHHKQFSVYQLQPELALNKDRTPTDQ